Proteins from a genomic interval of Ralstonia wenshanensis:
- a CDS encoding type VI secretion system amidase effector protein Tae4: MTAAQRKSLKQNAQVRTNATPGSVCRIDAPAVTFADLWGNYVTGSPYKENGEVPPNFKNQCAIRLSVTLHKVGIEMKSFTSANVTVKPGSKFGRILMDGRNTAVLADQMGSWLSRQPFCGLRKTENITGKDWENKIKGRTGIVMFNSYWQRGGESVANASGGHIDLWNGSRLTISSAEGLLGVIGRGLGVSSAHIPGTSMGYSDLGNSKIILFWEVK, translated from the coding sequence ATGACGGCAGCACAACGCAAATCGCTCAAACAGAACGCTCAGGTCAGGACCAACGCAACACCGGGATCGGTGTGCCGAATAGACGCTCCGGCGGTGACGTTTGCGGACTTGTGGGGCAACTATGTGACCGGCAGCCCCTACAAAGAGAATGGCGAAGTGCCGCCCAACTTCAAGAACCAGTGTGCGATTCGGCTGAGCGTGACCTTGCACAAGGTTGGTATCGAAATGAAATCGTTCACATCTGCCAACGTAACGGTTAAGCCCGGCAGCAAATTCGGGCGAATCCTCATGGATGGAAGGAACACGGCGGTCCTTGCAGACCAGATGGGGTCTTGGTTGAGCAGGCAGCCGTTTTGCGGGCTACGCAAAACCGAGAACATCACGGGCAAAGATTGGGAAAACAAAATAAAGGGGCGCACAGGCATCGTGATGTTCAACAGTTATTGGCAGCGCGGTGGAGAATCGGTCGCGAACGCGAGCGGAGGTCATATCGACCTTTGGAACGGTTCTCGGCTCACTATTTCCAGTGCCGAGGGCTTGCTGGGCGTGATTGGTCGCGGCCTTGGCGTGAGCAGTGCTCATATTCCCGGCACATCGATGGGGTATTCGGACCTTGGCAACTCAAAAATCATTCTCTTTTGGGAGGTGAAGTGA
- a CDS encoding PAAR domain-containing protein produces the protein MMRRIAVVGDALQNGGTVLPYSGPPCTFGSADHQVALIAGRAYCEACKSVGTIAKAGGPRRMNFMGEVALDGDEVLCKCPTPQRIVALLAGNAWYEDMGSGERASHAASGHPHAAATSTGASASHDEQTHLVSPHLEGLPYYIETSDGRTFSGRTPAHGALPRVVTLGEEAYTVFWGDEALAKQAGESA, from the coding sequence ATGATGCGAAGAATTGCTGTTGTCGGCGATGCGCTTCAAAACGGCGGAACGGTCCTGCCTTACTCGGGGCCTCCATGCACATTTGGAAGCGCAGATCACCAAGTCGCCCTGATCGCCGGACGAGCGTACTGCGAAGCGTGCAAGAGCGTCGGCACCATTGCAAAGGCTGGCGGCCCGCGCCGGATGAATTTCATGGGCGAGGTTGCCTTGGATGGCGACGAGGTTCTGTGCAAGTGCCCCACTCCGCAACGCATCGTCGCTTTGCTCGCCGGCAACGCCTGGTATGAAGACATGGGCAGCGGGGAACGTGCATCCCATGCTGCCTCCGGCCATCCCCATGCCGCGGCAACGAGCACGGGAGCCTCAGCCAGTCATGACGAACAGACGCACCTCGTATCGCCGCACTTGGAGGGCTTGCCGTACTACATCGAGACCTCGGACGGCCGTACTTTCTCAGGCCGCACGCCTGCCCATGGCGCGCTACCACGCGTTGTCACACTCGGCGAGGAGGCATACACCGTTTTCTGGGGCGACGAGGCTCTTGCAAAGCAAGCGGGGGAATCGGCATGA